The genome window GATCTGGTTGCCGCGCCGCGCGGTCGCGGGCGAGGACAGGAACTTCAGCGCGAGGATGAAGCACGCGATCGTGACCAGGTAGAGCAGGTTGACGCCGGTCGTGCTCATCTACCCGTCCTTCGGCGGTTCGCGCTTCTTGAACATCTCGAGCATGCGGTCGGTGACGACGAAGCCGCCCACGACGTTGGCGGACGCGAGCACGACGGCGACGAAGCCGATCGTGCGAATCAGCCCGTCTTGCTCCGAGGAACCGGCGACGATCAGAGCAGCGACGATCACGATCCCGTGAATCGCGTTCGTGCCCGACATCAGCGGCGTGTGCAGCATCGTCGGCACCTTCGAGATCACCTCGATGCCGACGAACGCGGCCAGGACGAAGACGGTCAGCTCGACCAGCAGGGACTCGTTCACGCGGCCTCCGTCTGCAGAAGCCGCGTGGTCACGCGGCCGTCGTGCGTGATGATCGCATCGGCGTTGATCTCGTCGTCGAGATCGATTGCGAGCTCGCCGTCGTGCACCAGGTGCTCGAGCACCGCGCCGATGTTGCGCGCGTACATCTGGCTGGCGTGGAGCGGCATCCCGGCCGGCAGGTTGAGCTGGCCGATGATCGTCACGTCCTCGCGCACGACCGTCTCGCCGGGCTCGGTCAGCTCGCAGTTGCCGCCGGTCTCGGCGGCCAGGTCGACGATCACCGAGCCGGGCCGCATCGCCTGGACCGCCGAGGCGGGGATCAGGCGCGGGGCCGGGCGGCCGGGGACGAGCGCCGTCGTGATGACGACGTCCATGTCTGCGATGTGGCGCTCGAGCTCGCGCTGCTGCTGGGCCTGCTGCTCGTCGGTCAGCGCGGTCGCGTACCCGCGCGAGTCCTGTGCGCCCGTGACCGCGAGCTCGATCTCGACGAACGCCGCGCCCAGGCTCTCGACCTGCTCCTTCACGACCGGGCGGGTGTCGAACGCCGAGACGACGGCGCCCAGCCGGCGGGCGGTCGCGATCGCCTGCAGCCCGGCCACGCCGGCGCCGAGCACGAGCACCTTGGCCGGGGCCACCGTGCCGGCCGCAGTCATCAGCATCGGGAAGAACTTCGGCAGCGTCTCGGCGGCCAGGATCACCGACCGGTAGCCGGACACCGTGGCCTGCGACGAGAGCGCGTCCATCCGCTGCGCCCGGGTAGCGCGCGGGATCGACTCCATGCCCCAGGCGGTGATCCGGCGGTCGCAGAGCGCTTGCACCAGCTCGGGGCTCGTGCGTGGCCACAGCCAGCCGACGAAGGCGCAGCCTTCGCGCAGCGCGGAGACCTCATCGGGCTCGATGCGGCCGACGCGGACGACCAGGTCGGCCTGCTCGTGGAGCGCGGCCGCCGTGTCGACGATGGTGGCGCCGGCCTCGCGGTAGGCGGCGTCCGGGAGCGCCGCGGGCGCGCCCGCCCCGGACTCCACGAGAATCTCGATCCCGAGCGGCGCAAGCCGGCCCACCGCGTCCGGCGTGAGCGCCACCCGACGCTCGCCGGGGGCGTGCTCTCGCGGAACGGCCACGTACATGGCGGGAGATCGTACCGACCAGGTCCCCGGTTCGCCTGGGGAAGCGGCCGATCAGGCCAACCATGCGGAAGGC of Gaiellales bacterium contains these proteins:
- a CDS encoding NAD(P) transhydrogenase subunit alpha — encoded protein: MNESLLVELTVFVLAAFVGIEVISKVPTMLHTPLMSGTNAIHGIVIVAALIVAGSSEQDGLIRTIGFVAVVLASANVVGGFVVTDRMLEMFKKREPPKDG
- a CDS encoding Re/Si-specific NAD(P)(+) transhydrogenase subunit alpha — protein: MYVAVPREHAPGERRVALTPDAVGRLAPLGIEILVESGAGAPAALPDAAYREAGATIVDTAAALHEQADLVVRVGRIEPDEVSALREGCAFVGWLWPRTSPELVQALCDRRITAWGMESIPRATRAQRMDALSSQATVSGYRSVILAAETLPKFFPMLMTAAGTVAPAKVLVLGAGVAGLQAIATARRLGAVVSAFDTRPVVKEQVESLGAAFVEIELAVTGAQDSRGYATALTDEQQAQQQRELERHIADMDVVITTALVPGRPAPRLIPASAVQAMRPGSVIVDLAAETGGNCELTEPGETVVREDVTIIGQLNLPAGMPLHASQMYARNIGAVLEHLVHDGELAIDLDDEINADAIITHDGRVTTRLLQTEAA